A stretch of DNA from Bremerella alba:
ACTACAACGAACATCGACCACACAGCGCCCTGGGCAACCTGGCCCCCAGGGAATTCGCTTCATCTGGCCAGGCTAGCCTGGCCAGATGAAGATCCTGGATTTTCTCACTTAGGTTGGTACAGAAAAGGGGAGCAGGTCATTACCTCCCAATCTCGTCCCAAAGGTATCACCAGATTCGACGGCGAAGAGAACTCTCCTATGCCTCGCAAGTGCATCCTCACCTGGCAGCCCGGATCAGGCGATCGCCCTGGTGGTTGGCGAAAGAAGTATAAAGGCCGCGTCATCTATTGCGGCCATGGCAATTCCAAAAGCGACATCGAATCGTATAAGAAGGCCGTGAACGGCTTGGTGGCGTGCTAAAGCACTATCATCGCCAAGCTGCGTGATTAGCTTCTCCGAAATTCTTCTCTCGTTCAACAGCAAGTTAATAGCGGCTGACTTGTAGTGCTGCGCTCGTGATTGAAAGCTCTGTCGGAAAGACGGATTCGCAGTCGATAATTCTGGTTCGCCTACGTTCAACCGATGTCCAATCAACCAAGCTTCGTCGCTTTTTATTGTATTCAAATCGACGTCTGACTTTTTGCACGGGACGAGTCAACACGGAAGGAATTTATGCGGGTAAAGATCGAAAGGAAATCGGCAGAGGGTCCTTACTCGATGGTAATCCTATTTGGAAATTTCTGCAGAATTTAATTGGCAAAGAGCCTAGAAACACGGTCCATCTAGATGAGTTCGCGCTCACAACCAGTAGTTGGCAAAATCGAACGCGGGGAAATCGGAAGAGTCCTTGGGAGTTCTCGAAATCAAGGCAAAAAGCGGCCGATCTCTTGGACGCCTTGGGGCAGAAGCAGCGCAAGTAAACGATTGGAGTACGCGCGGATATGCTTTGATCCAAAAGTAAATAGGACAAGTATAGTTCAATAACCGGACCGTCCATGTCGCCGATACCTTTCGTCGTGGAATAAGATGCACGATGAGACCAGTGGAACTTGCCCTGCTCAACTCGAAATCAGTCAAGCCTTGATTTCATCGATCTGTTTGGTTGCGATGCCAACCGGGCGGTCTAGCGGTACTTCGGCGGCCGAGAGCAATGTCGTGAGCAGGTCACCTTGATTGCCCTTTATATCAGGCAGGAAGCGACCGGTATTAATCGAACCTCCCCCCCTGCCCGCGATGATGAACGGCAGGTTTTCGCGAGTATGCCTGTCACCGTTTTCCAGACCTGATCCCCACATCATAATACAGTTATCAAGCAGCGAGCCGTCCCCTTCTTTGAGGCTGTGCATCTTTTTCACCATGTAGGCAAACTGCTGAATGTTGAAAGCCGTGATGGCGGCAACCTTACTGACCTTTTCCGGCTGGTTGTTGTGGTGAGTGGTCGAATGGTGCTTATCCGAGAACCCCAACTCTGGATAGGACACGCCGTTCGGGGTGGAACCGATGTACGTGCAGACGCGGGTCGTATCAGTCTGAAATGCGAGTACATTCAGGTCACACATTACCTGCATGTACTCGCTTCGTTTGTCCCCTTCGGGAATCTTGATCTCGATTGGTGGCGAGTCCGCGTCATTGCGTCGGCTGGACCGGACGCCCGTCTTCTCGAGGGCTGCCTCTTTTTGACGGATCTCGATCGCGGCTATGCGGCGTTCCACCGATCGAACGCTATCCAGATATTCGTCGAGTTTTCTCTGATCGTTGGCTGGCAATGTGCGTCGGAAATCACGTGCACCGCTGAGGACCAAATCCAACATACTGCGGTCCAAAGGACTTGCCCCGGTCGATGCCTGTCCGTTTTGCTCTTTCTTGTTGAACAGCCGATTGAGCACGTTGCGTGGATTGATCTCGGCCGGGACAGCCTGAGTCGGGGAACGAAAGCTGCAGTGCGAATAATAGGCCTCGTTCAGCCCAGCCTGGTTCTCTTTCCACGTTTGAGGCATCGTGGCAAGTTCTAGCGACGGAAGCGTTGTGAATGCACCCAGGGCATTGGCGGCAATCTGATCTGCAGAGATCGAGATACTGATCTCGCCCCGCCGGTTCGGATCGGGCAATGCGGCTGTAAGCCAGGTCGATAGCTCCAGTGCGTGAGGCGCGCCTTTGAATGGACCGTTGGAGACTCCCGCGATCCCTTTCAGCATCAGGCATTGATCTATTACCGGTCGCAGCGATTCAAGTGCAGGTGGCGGTGATGTCAGGAAACTCTCCGCGTCGGCAGGCCAGAATTGATCCATGATCACGCCATGCGGCATGTACATGAATCCGAGGCGTACCGGCGGTTTGAATGCCTTTTTCTCGCTCGCTTCCGCCCAGCCCATCGTGTCTAACAGCGGCAACGCAAGAGCCATGCCCACGCCTTTGAGGCAAGCACGACGGTTGATGAATCGGTTATTACTCATGGGAAGGCCTTTTCGTGGGATTGGTATCCGATTACGGGGCTGTTATCGGATGGAGGGAAAGTCCGCCGGACCATCAACATATTATGACCGATTACCGGGATGATTTCGAATACCTCTTTTCGATCTTCTTGCGGAACTCGGGGTCGGTGAACGGATCGTCCGTCCGCTCTTGCCAATCGGTCAGCGCTTGTTTCAGCCGCTGTTTCTGGTCGGTATATTCGGAATCGTTCGACAAATTGACAAACTCTATGGGGTCATTCTCCAGGTCGTATAACTCCCACTCCGGTGGATTCTGCAATCGCTCCAGGGCTTGCCGGGCTGGATGATCGGCTCCAAGTTGCTTCGCCATTGCAGGTGCCCGGTCTCCATCAACGGAGGAGGAAGCCGACAATTCATTGGCACGAAGGTTGTGAATCAATTTAAACCGCCCATCGGTGATGGCACGTCGCGGGAAAAAGGGAGACTCGCCATGGTAATGGAATTCCGCAGCAAGCGTGCTACGCCAATCAGCCGAGTCCGATGCCGTTAAGACTGGCCGGAGTGAGCGACCGTGGAGTCTTAACGGCATTTCGACACCCGCTGCGTCTAGGATGGTTGGGTAAATGTCGACGCTTCCCACGAGCCGCTTCGAGACATGTGGTTGAGAAACCCCAGGCCAGCGAACGAGGAACGGCACACGCAGACCGGCTTCGTAGCAACTAGTCTTGCCGCGAGCGAAAGGAGGTCCATGATCACCCAAAAAGAGGATCAGTGTATTGTCCCATTGATTCGTCTCGTGCAGCATTTGCTTCAGCATTCCGATCGCCGCGTCGATACGATGCACGCAGTTGTAATAGCCTGCGATCTTTGTGCGTTGCTCTGGGGAATCGATCTGCTGCCAAGGCCAGGCGGGAACGTCGTCTGCTGTTAGGACTGACTTGGGCAATCCTTCGACTTGATCGGGGAAGAACTGCGGCCCTCGTCCGCCATCCGGCATGCGTTTGCGGGCAACGTGCGGATCAAACAAGTTGAACATTAGGAACCAAGGTCGATCGTTAGACTGGTTGATAAACTCGCGCGCGTATTGCACTTGCTTTTTAACTTGGCGGTTCCCGAATCCATTTCCTTGTCGCATGTCGAACTGGAATTGCTTTTCCGGATTCACGTGCAGCTTGCCGATGATGCCGGTGCGGTACCCGGCCTCTTTCAGCACATTGGGCAGCAAGTTGTCATACATTTCCTGATGGACCTGAAACCCAACGTTCGCGTTGGCGAGTCCATAGTGGCCGTTTCCGTGGGGGTACAGGCCTGTGAACATGGTGGAACGCGACGGGCTGCAGGATGCCTGGCTCACGTAAGCAGTTTGGTACTGAACCGATTGCTCTGCTAACTGGTCAATGTTCGGTGTTTGGGCGATCGGATCACCATAGCACGAGAGCTGAATTCCCAGGTCGTCGGCAGTGATTAATAAGATGTTGAGTTGATCTGAAGCATTACCAACACTAGGGCAAAGCAACAAAGTGAAAACAACAAATCGAACAAACAATTGAGCCACGTGGTTAACCTCATTGATGGACGATGGGTAAATAACTCAGCAGGGAAGCAGGCATTCTCACGGTACTTCTTCGGTGTCTCTCGTCAACGAGGGGGCCTTCTTTGGTATGGAAATCACCGAATCCCGCATAACCTGTATCATCTACCATGATGATGACGAAATTCGGGCGTTCGTAGGCCGTACTCCTCGAAGCCGACAGATAGCGGAGCAGGTTTTTCATGGTTGGTTTATAATTGAAAACGGTAGCTATCTACTCCAAACTTTGTCCTTAATTCGGCCGCGTTCGGAGAAGTTATCGCATTCAATCTTGGACTCTGCGATGTGTAAACAAGTAGCTAGTGATAACCTCCGCGATCATCGTTCGCATACGGTAATCTTCCTGGGCAATCTTGACCATCAGTTGATCGATCACGACCTCATCATAGCCTTCCAGGTTTCGCCCAATCGCATAGGCCATGAACCTTTCGGTGAGGTTACGAGCGAGGTCTTCCTTTCGCTTGGCCAACAGCCCTTTCAATTCGGCTGGAGTGGAAAAGCTTTCGCCACCGGGAAGCTTGCCTGCGGAGTCGATCGCAACGCCGGCGTTATTCTTGTCGCGCCACCGACCGATCGCGTCGAAATTCTCTAGACCGAAGCCAATCGGATCGAGAACCTTGTGACAATTTGCGCACGTGGATTCCGATTGATGCAACTCCGTTCTTTGACGCAACGTTAATCCCTCGAAACTTTTCTGCTCCTGCTCTTCGAGTTCGGGGACATCGGGCGGGGGTGGTGGAACACGCTCTCCCAGAACCTGCTCAAGTACCCAAACACCTCGCCGAACAGGGCTGGTCCGATTGGGGAACGACGTAGTTGCCAGTGTGGCCGGCATGCCGAGGATACCGCCTCGGTCGGGATTTTCCAACTTGACGCGCCGCATCTTCGGCCCCGTAATGGATTGCTCGAGACCGTACAATTCAGCAAGTGGCTCGTTCACAAAGGTGTAGTCGCTGTCCACAAACCGCCATACGCTTTGGTTTTCTTGAACGATGCTTTGAAAGAACAGACGTGCTTCTTCTAGCATGGCCTTGCGCAGCGCAGGGGACATTTGCGGGAACAGATCCGGATCAAACGTCTGATTTTTCAACTCACCGACTCTCAGCCATTGGGCACCGAAACCATCGAACAGAGCCCGCGATCGCTCATGCTTTAGCAGTCGCTCGACCTGAGCCCGTAGCACTTCCGGCTTGTGAAGATCGCCATCGTCAGCAAGCTCGGAGAGCTCGGCATCGGGAGGGGCAGACCAAAGCAAATAGGACAGACGGGAGGCCAGCTGAAAATCGTCAAGCGGTACGACGGTCTCTTTCGAGTCGACTTCAGCCGCTGGTGTGATGAAGAGAAACTGTGGAGAGACGAGGATTGCCTTCCACATTAGGCTGAGCGACTCCGTATAACTCAGATGGTTCTCGCGCCCAAGAGCAAAGATGCTCAATAGGACATCCAATTCCGACTCAGTAGGGGGCCGTCGGTAGGCGTCGCGAGCCAGCGACCGTGCGACATCGCGAGCCGCTGCACGGAGATCAGTACCCTGGGATGGCATCTCGCCAAAAAGACGTTTCTGGACTCTTGTCGGCGGGTCATCCTCCGGTGCCACGACCTGATTGACAACCTTGTTCGCGATATCGAGAAATAACTCAGACTGCAGTGGAGAAATCGAATTCAGATAACCCTCGCCGACGACCTCTTCTGGCAGGCTGTCTGCGATCGACTGGGATACTCCGTAAAGGTCGTGTAGTGTGTTGCCGTACTCGACTTTGCTCAGCCGACGAAGCACGAAGGAGCCTGGGTCGCGTGGAGCCAAATACTTGAGTTTGCCGATCCACTCGATGAATTGGCGGCGTTGCTCTTCGGAAGGGATCTCATCCGCATATTCGGGCGGCATGTCGTGCACCTTGACGTTGGCGACCGACTTCTTCCAGTGCAGGAACGACGACGTGGCGCCGGGGGTCCTAAGGGCAGATTGAAGATTAATTCCTGCCTCGGGACGAGTACCGTGGCAACTTATACAGTACTTCTTGACGAAGGGGCCGACCTTTTCTTTGAATGTTTTTTGTGCATCGGCCCGAAGCGCCGCCTCGCTCTCGGACTCTGCATGGCAGAGCGAAACCAATGACAAGACCAGAGCAATGCACATTGCCGGAGGTATCATCTTGCGAGCCGCAAATAATTTCGTTCTATACGACAAGTCGACTGTTCTCATTTTTATATGCTTCTGAATCTCTTCAGGTCAAAACTCTCTTTGCCACATGCGACCTGCCCCTTTTCCGTAATAGCCTATGCGACAAAATACAGGAACTTCATCTGGCCAAGCTACCCAGAGGGCTGCAGTAGCGGTGCTCGGCATTAACGCAACACCAGAGTTCTATCTTCTTCTTTACGTCGAGCCGTGGCAAGAACCTTTGTTCGTTCAGGCACTTGGCGTGCAAACTGCTGCCGCACGGTTCAAAAAAAGCGTGTCCTGAATAAGTGCCTAGGCGTTACCAGTAAGAACTGCGTGGCCTGTGCGGGGACTGTGCGATTTTGGAGCAACCGACCGCTACAATACTAACAGCGAGTATCAACGAGCAACTGAACAGCACGAATGGGGGTCGCGGTTCGATAGTCAATCGGATCCTCGCCTTGCTGTCTCGGCATCTGACCTTTGTTGCAGGGGGGCTGGGGCAACGTACGGTGCTTGATTAGAACGCGGTGGTGGCAAAGACAACTTCAACTTACGGTCGTTTAATCGTCAGTAGTCAAGTCAAAGTTCAAAGTGTTTGTTCCGGCTTGAACCTTATGTTTTAGCTCGGATTTGCCTCGATACTTCTTGGGGACCATCTCTTCAATAATTTCCGTGTTCACAATTTCGCCTTCAAGCTTTTCTTGTTTGAACTTACCGGTCCCTCGTCGCCCCATAATTTGCACAAGATGTTGGCCTGGTACTGGGCCATCCGAGGCGTGAATTTGGTATTTACCATCTACAATTTTGCCGCCTGTCGCGGGCCCGATCGTTCCGTCCGTCGGTATAAACGTGATGGAGCCCATCTCAACAGGGACTCCGTCCACGGTTACAGTGCCGTCGACCGACGCACGCTGAAGGCCGTCTTGGGCATTGCACCCACACAAGACCAAAGTTGCGAGAACTAAAAGTCCCATACGAATTGATCGAGATAACATAGAGACAACGGCCTTATTTGGAAAAGTCAAAATGGAATAAAAGGTGTGCGAATAATTTCACTCGTAGTGGCTGATCATCGCGAGAGAGGTTCAGGGGCTACTTCGATGGCTTGAGTAGCATCTAGCGACCGTTCGGTGCTTCGGCTCCAATAGTTTGCCAGAAGCGACCCTGAGATATTCATCCAGGTACCAAAAACATTCGGAGGCAATGCGGCCACATGGCTCTTAAGGACGTTTACGGCAAGCCCCGTCGCCATGCCTCCGTTTTGCATACCGACCTCAAACGCAACAGTTCGGCAGTCGCTTTCAGAAAGACGTGAGAGCGGGGAATCAAAAACACCTAACCAATGGCCAAGCCTGCCTGTCAGGTTGCCAACGGCCTTAGCTCCCCAGTATCCGACCGATAGCCCAACTGCGTTATGAATCACCGCCGCAACGAAGAGCATACCGCCAACCTGAATCAAGACGTCGTAAGTCTGCGCTGTGATGATAATCAAGATAGCGCAGATACCAAACATCGATAAAATCGGCAGTGCGCGATCTAGCCAGGTTTGTCCGTTTCGCCCCATCGTTATCAGGACCGTTTTCACGGTTGCCATCGATCCAATAAGGATGAGAGAGAATGACAGGCTATTGGCAAATCCCTGCAACTGCGGGGCGTGGCTTGCAAACAATAAGGCGACGGACGTACCCGTCGCTAAGAACGCGATCGACACGCCGAGCAAAATGCTGGGCCGATTCAGCCATCGCTCCTGACTAAAGAGAATAGTATGGGCAACCATGCCTGCAATAACAGGAGCAATAATGATATTCACCACGCCAATCAGCATGGCGAACGTATCGACGTCGATGTACTGACCAGCGAAGATGGTCATAATCATCGGGGTCATAATCGGTGCAATTGAGGTTGAGAGGGCCGTCATCGTAACGGATAAGGCAACATTCCCTTTTCCGATATAGCTCATTAGATTTGACGCCACACCTCCCGAGCACGCACCAGTAAGTATGATTCCCGCTGCTAATTCACCGCTGAAGCCAAAAGAAAGAACCAGCAGGTAGCCCGTAATTGGCATGACTCCATACTGCAGCGAGATCCCAAGTAATACCGGCCAAGGCTCCTTTACGATTCGCAGGAAGTCCCCGGCACTTAGGGTGGTCCCCATGCCGAACATAATCAGTTGAATTAAGGGAACGATCAGGGCCCCCAAAGAGATTCCCCACCAGACTTGAAAGGCTTCTGGATAGCAAAAGGCTGTACCTACTCCTGCGAGCACCCAAGCAGTAAACGCTATGCTTTTCAAATAGCGTGTTGCGAGAATCGCCATGATGATCAAACTGGCGACAATGATCCCTTCAATGCCCATTGTTTTCCGTGGTGTTTTTGCCTAGTCAGAAAGTTCCCAAGACGCTAAGCAGGTTTATTACTCTTGCTCGTCGGCAACCGTTGTCTTTCCAGTGGTATCGATAAGCCCTTTGAAGCCTGGACCACCTCCAGCAACAAATCCATGACTTGCCCCAGATTCATCAGGTGAGACCCAGAACGAGTACAGTCGACCGTTTTGAAGATGAAAGCGGAATCTTATCGGCTCGCCAGCAAGGGACGAAAGATCGCTCCCTTCTTTCCAGGTAACTTCTTTAAGTGTGCTGTTTTCGGATATGACATGGCAATCTTCCGCCGAATATTTTTCGAGGACATCTCCATCTTTGTTGATGACATCCACAGTCAGTTTTCCTTCGGGACAGTCGACGTTTACAAAAAGGCGATTCCCTTGAAATACGACCGGCCTTGTCGTCAAGCTACCCCCAAGCCCGTCGGCATCCACGGATGCGAAGCCGTCCCTTCTTAGCTTGGCTATTCCCGTTGACGCATTGGCGTACATACCGTTGGCATCGATCGGCAGATTCTTTCTCTCGGGGTCGCCTTGAAAACCGGTGTAATAGAACCACAGCTCGTCTCCCATTACCAAGCAAATCGCAGAGTTGGAATGGAGATAGCCTCGATCCCAGGCACCTTCCTCTCGGGAAGCTCCAATGAAAGGTGTGCGGTCGTCCGGTCGATGCCAATGGAAACCGTCACGGCTGAACCCAAGATGGATCTCCGTTAGCTTCGGAACACCTTCCTTCGCACAGGTTCCGTTGTCCGGACCTTGATAGATAGCTAAAGCTCCTAACATCAACGATTCGTAGGCCACGGCATCCAGGTTGTAAAGCGAAGGAGTGGTTGGCTTACCAGTACGATCCGGAAAAGCATAAAACCAATGGTCGTCTGGCAAATCTAAGTTATCTGCCCGCATCCACCTCACTTGGTCAGATACGGGGGCACCTGCCAGAAAATCGTCGCATTCGCTGTAGTTTCGGCTTCGGCCATGCCATCCAGACCGGATACTATAAACCCATTTTTCGCGAAAGGGATTGAAGAAGATTGTGCTACGATCTCCCATGGAGCCTGTGGCGACCGGTTGGCTCCACTGGATGCCATCGGCAGAAGTGAAGCTTTCGCCCCCTTGAGGACGGCTCCAGATCAGCATCTTGAAACGTTGTGCTGCGTCGTCTGTGAATGGATCGAAGATTACGGCCGCTGAGTCACGAACTCCCTTGCGAGGGACGATTCTGTTGGTGCCAGGAACGACCTCAAGTTCAGGGCGTTCCCAATGAAGGCCATCTTTGCTTTCTATGTAGGCTGTTCCATCGAACCAACCAGCGCAATACCACATTTTGAAACGATTGTCGTTATGGTCGTACCAGACTCCGCCACTAAAGGGCGCGGCCATCGGAGAGTTTCCGCTTGAGGTGCCTAACTCAAGATCGGTTTTGGGAGATACAATTGGGTTGCCCTCGAACTTGCGTGCCTTGTGCCAGGTACGCGTCAAGGTCGTCGATTCAATAAGAAAGTCATCGACAAACAGCTGACGTCCTACGTCGATGGCAATATTCTCCGGAGGAAACTCAACATAAGGAACTGGAAGTGGGGAGTCATCTTTCGCGATGACATTCTCCGGAGGCCACATCGCGGGCAGACGGATTGAGTTGTAAAGTAACTCGCCTTGATTCTCTGACCAAGGCTTGGGTTGCCACTTCGTTATCTTCGTATTTGCCGGCAATAGTAAAACAGCCCACTTGTCGACCTTTAACGTTTCGTCTTTTTGCAACGTCTTGCGGAATGCTGAGACGCGATCGATCTTGTTCTTGCCAAAGAGTTGAAACTCATCCTCGGAAAGCTTTTCAAATCCTTGGTTGATTAAACCGTCTTCTTGGCTTGCGGCACCAGGTTGATCGCTATTTGGCGTCAAGGCGAAAACGACTCCTGGGCTTGTACATCGCATGCGAAACCCATCAATGCTTGTCGTCGCGATGCTCATGCCTTGAAAACGTTTGGGAACCGTAGGTGCCGTATATTCCCGATCTAAAAAGAGTATCGCTCCCTTTTGAAATAGCTCGAGTTCAACCGGAATGAAGAATTCTATCCCCGGGGCTGGATAGCTCTCTGGCTGCGATGAATCGCTACTTGAGTCCGCTCCGCTTACTTGCATAAGTGGATGCGACAAAATAAATGCCATGCCTATCGCCAGTGGCAATATGGCGAGCGGCAAGGATGTTCGCGTTTTTTTTGGTGAGCGTGAAGAGAAGGTGTGCATTCGACGGATCTCGGTAGGAGTGAAGTGTCTTGATTTGCGGGAATCGAAAACGCGCGAGAACTGCCGGTTCGTGACACAGATCCTTTCACAAGATCTGGATGCATTAACGCGACGGCTTTGCGGTCTGAAGGTGTTAGGAAAGAGGGCATTAGAGAACGTTAGTATTCGCCAACAACTTCTCCCCCTTGAGCCGTGCTAAGAGAACGCCAGGTAACGGTGTCGATCGTTTCGCTAAAGAAACGTACCGAACCATCGCACAGTGTCGCGTTAACGCCGCCCGTGTGTCGACTTCGTGGGGCAATGACCACCTCTTGAATACTGTCCCAGTTGCTGGCAAGCAATACGCAACTGGCAACGTTGTTCCATGCCGTGTCGAGCGGACAACCACGTGTGGATTGATCAGGTGCACTGGAATTGGGTGTTAGAAAGCCGTTGAACGTTTGCCCGCCCTTGGCGTAACTGATTTCGCTGACGATGAGATTGTTGGTTGTTTGATCGGAGGTAATCACTTCCGAGGTCATGAGCGTGTTGGATAGCCCATCGGTGATATCCCGAAACCCCTGGCCTTCTTGCTGACTAAATGGAGCACCCTGAAAAGCTAAACCATCCTGAGCTGTTTGGCCGTAGTTGGTATTTCCAAAATTGACAACATAGCTGCCGGTCCATGTCGAGTAATTGTCTTCGGCGGTTGTTCCCAAACAGGTTTGGATCATTTTATCGGATGGACACCCAAACATGGGCACTTGAACTTGGCGTGCCGCCGCATTGTGGGTGGTTCCTGCCCAGGGACGATTATGATCGATCAGGCTATCTAGCCCAGACTGCTCAACGAAAG
This window harbors:
- a CDS encoding DUF1592 domain-containing protein; this translates as MRTVDLSYRTKLFAARKMIPPAMCIALVLSLVSLCHAESESEAALRADAQKTFKEKVGPFVKKYCISCHGTRPEAGINLQSALRTPGATSSFLHWKKSVANVKVHDMPPEYADEIPSEEQRRQFIEWIGKLKYLAPRDPGSFVLRRLSKVEYGNTLHDLYGVSQSIADSLPEEVVGEGYLNSISPLQSELFLDIANKVVNQVVAPEDDPPTRVQKRLFGEMPSQGTDLRAAARDVARSLARDAYRRPPTESELDVLLSIFALGRENHLSYTESLSLMWKAILVSPQFLFITPAAEVDSKETVVPLDDFQLASRLSYLLWSAPPDAELSELADDGDLHKPEVLRAQVERLLKHERSRALFDGFGAQWLRVGELKNQTFDPDLFPQMSPALRKAMLEEARLFFQSIVQENQSVWRFVDSDYTFVNEPLAELYGLEQSITGPKMRRVKLENPDRGGILGMPATLATTSFPNRTSPVRRGVWVLEQVLGERVPPPPPDVPELEEQEQKSFEGLTLRQRTELHQSESTCANCHKVLDPIGFGLENFDAIGRWRDKNNAGVAIDSAGKLPGGESFSTPAELKGLLAKRKEDLARNLTERFMAYAIGRNLEGYDEVVIDQLMVKIAQEDYRMRTMIAEVITSYLFTHRRVQD
- a CDS encoding bile acid:sodium symporter family protein — its product is MGIEGIIVASLIIMAILATRYLKSIAFTAWVLAGVGTAFCYPEAFQVWWGISLGALIVPLIQLIMFGMGTTLSAGDFLRIVKEPWPVLLGISLQYGVMPITGYLLVLSFGFSGELAAGIILTGACSGGVASNLMSYIGKGNVALSVTMTALSTSIAPIMTPMIMTIFAGQYIDVDTFAMLIGVVNIIIAPVIAGMVAHTILFSQERWLNRPSILLGVSIAFLATGTSVALLFASHAPQLQGFANSLSFSLILIGSMATVKTVLITMGRNGQTWLDRALPILSMFGICAILIIITAQTYDVLIQVGGMLFVAAVIHNAVGLSVGYWGAKAVGNLTGRLGHWLGVFDSPLSRLSESDCRTVAFEVGMQNGGMATGLAVNVLKSHVAALPPNVFGTWMNISGSLLANYWSRSTERSLDATQAIEVAPEPLSR
- a CDS encoding DUF1552 domain-containing protein — encoded protein: MSNNRFINRRACLKGVGMALALPLLDTMGWAEASEKKAFKPPVRLGFMYMPHGVIMDQFWPADAESFLTSPPPALESLRPVIDQCLMLKGIAGVSNGPFKGAPHALELSTWLTAALPDPNRRGEISISISADQIAANALGAFTTLPSLELATMPQTWKENQAGLNEAYYSHCSFRSPTQAVPAEINPRNVLNRLFNKKEQNGQASTGASPLDRSMLDLVLSGARDFRRTLPANDQRKLDEYLDSVRSVERRIAAIEIRQKEAALEKTGVRSSRRNDADSPPIEIKIPEGDKRSEYMQVMCDLNVLAFQTDTTRVCTYIGSTPNGVSYPELGFSDKHHSTTHHNNQPEKVSKVAAITAFNIQQFAYMVKKMHSLKEGDGSLLDNCIMMWGSGLENGDRHTRENLPFIIAGRGGGSINTGRFLPDIKGNQGDLLTTLLSAAEVPLDRPVGIATKQIDEIKA
- a CDS encoding DUF1559 domain-containing protein; this translates as MNVQIKRGFTLVELLVVIAIIGILIALLLPAVQQAREAARRMQCTNQQKQLALAMHNYHDTHNTLVPGSRMKGNAGGGSGPSDPVSNVSWIDHGSWYIMILPFVEQSGLDSLIDHNRPWAGTTHNAAARQVQVPMFGCPSDKMIQTCLGTTAEDNYSTWTGSYVVNFGNTNYGQTAQDGLAFQGAPFSQQEGQGFRDITDGLSNTLMTSEVITSDQTTNNLIVSEISYAKGGQTFNGFLTPNSSAPDQSTRGCPLDTAWNNVASCVLLASNWDSIQEVVIAPRSRHTGGVNATLCDGSVRFFSETIDTVTWRSLSTAQGGEVVGEY
- a CDS encoding sulfatase family protein, translated to MAQLFVRFVVFTLLLCPSVGNASDQLNILLITADDLGIQLSCYGDPIAQTPNIDQLAEQSVQYQTAYVSQASCSPSRSTMFTGLYPHGNGHYGLANANVGFQVHQEMYDNLLPNVLKEAGYRTGIIGKLHVNPEKQFQFDMRQGNGFGNRQVKKQVQYAREFINQSNDRPWFLMFNLFDPHVARKRMPDGGRGPQFFPDQVEGLPKSVLTADDVPAWPWQQIDSPEQRTKIAGYYNCVHRIDAAIGMLKQMLHETNQWDNTLILFLGDHGPPFARGKTSCYEAGLRVPFLVRWPGVSQPHVSKRLVGSVDIYPTILDAAGVEMPLRLHGRSLRPVLTASDSADWRSTLAAEFHYHGESPFFPRRAITDGRFKLIHNLRANELSASSSVDGDRAPAMAKQLGADHPARQALERLQNPPEWELYDLENDPIEFVNLSNDSEYTDQKQRLKQALTDWQERTDDPFTDPEFRKKIEKRYSKSSR